In Streptomyces sp. SN-593, a single genomic region encodes these proteins:
- a CDS encoding alpha/beta hydrolase, translating to MHITSQQRLDDGVDESRFTLGDIPGILWTPASASASVPAPLILLGHPPLGLRAMYPRLAARARHAAADGFATATIELPGSGDRPRWPAVEQARGDLRRAMEAGEPVGDEIVDALVLPLVDKAVPEWQAALDALLSLPGIAGPVGYSGGVISVGVRLAVVEPRVSAAVLFAGSLVPRATFEEARRVTIPLHVLLQWDDEGNDRQASLDLFDAFGSEEKSLHAHLGGHTGVPQHAGDAASRFLVRHLR from the coding sequence ATGCACATCACTTCGCAACAGCGCCTCGACGACGGCGTCGACGAGAGTCGGTTCACCCTCGGCGACATCCCCGGCATCCTGTGGACGCCCGCGTCGGCGTCCGCGTCCGTACCGGCCCCGCTGATCCTGCTCGGCCACCCTCCCCTCGGCCTGCGCGCGATGTACCCCCGGCTGGCGGCCCGTGCCCGGCACGCCGCGGCGGACGGCTTCGCCACGGCCACCATCGAACTCCCCGGCAGCGGGGACCGGCCCCGCTGGCCCGCCGTCGAGCAGGCCCGCGGTGACCTGCGCCGGGCGATGGAGGCCGGCGAACCGGTCGGCGACGAGATCGTCGACGCCCTCGTCCTCCCGCTGGTCGACAAGGCCGTTCCGGAATGGCAGGCCGCCCTGGACGCCCTGCTGTCACTGCCCGGGATCGCCGGACCGGTCGGGTACTCGGGCGGGGTCATCTCCGTCGGCGTCCGGCTGGCGGTGGTCGAGCCGCGCGTGTCGGCCGCCGTCCTGTTCGCCGGGAGTCTGGTGCCGCGCGCCACGTTCGAGGAGGCGCGAAGGGTCACCATCCCCCTGCACGTCCTGCTGCAGTGGGACGACGAGGGGAACGACCGGCAGGCATCCCTGGACCTGTTCGACGCCTTCGGTTCCGAGGAGAAGTCCCTGCACGCCCACCTCGGCGGGCACACCGGCGTGCCGCAGCACGCGGGGGACGCCGCGTCCCGGTTCCTCGTCCGGCATCTGAGGTAG
- a CDS encoding dynamin family protein has product MVILDVRPELLDALSALRDGVDAARFPFPLPGADRARRTRQELLSQLDDYLVPRLKAPEAPLLAVVGGSTGAGKSTLVNSLVGRRISASGVLRPTTRTPVLVCHPEDRAWFADPRVLPGLTRVWSVRQRSRADEDGTDRAETERQGPERAELRLEADDSLPRGLALLDAPDIDSLVGRNRELAAELICAADIWILVTTASRYADALPWNLLRAAKEYDVTLATVLDRVPHQVAEDVSRHYAALLTKSGLGDVPRFTVPELPESAAGAGLLPQTTVAALRAWLAHCAEDPAARQHAARRTAVGTLDSLRDRLPALAAASAAQHAAAQRLTRAAEDAYDRAAVRTAAAVGAGSLLAGEALVYWRGYPACGPAALQRALAEELAALLRTETDAADDRVAEAWRQEPAGAALLHEPASRPDRDRVAVATRIDKGVRRWRRGLRELAHTEARAARSADRPACDPEDVAALLTAVLLGGRQGRPAGERLAETLGAQAAVRLCDAARALLDDAVAGLLSRERDARLAPVDGYDVPPGQQSALIAALSVLQKER; this is encoded by the coding sequence GTGGTGATCTTGGACGTACGGCCCGAGCTGCTCGACGCGCTGTCGGCGCTGCGTGACGGCGTCGATGCGGCGCGCTTCCCCTTCCCGCTGCCGGGGGCCGACCGGGCCCGCCGTACCCGCCAGGAGCTGCTGAGCCAGCTCGACGACTACCTCGTTCCCCGGCTCAAGGCTCCGGAGGCGCCGCTCCTGGCCGTCGTCGGCGGCTCCACCGGGGCGGGCAAGTCCACCCTGGTCAACTCGCTGGTCGGGCGCCGGATCAGCGCGTCCGGGGTGCTGAGGCCCACCACCCGTACCCCGGTGCTGGTCTGCCACCCCGAAGACCGCGCCTGGTTCGCGGACCCGCGGGTGCTGCCGGGCCTGACCCGCGTCTGGTCGGTGCGCCAGCGCTCCCGGGCGGACGAGGACGGGACGGACCGGGCCGAGACGGAACGCCAGGGGCCCGAGCGGGCGGAACTCCGCCTGGAGGCCGACGACTCCCTGCCCCGCGGCCTCGCCCTCCTCGACGCCCCCGACATCGACTCGCTGGTCGGCCGCAACCGCGAGCTCGCCGCGGAACTCATCTGCGCCGCCGACATCTGGATCCTGGTCACCACCGCCTCCCGCTACGCCGACGCCCTGCCCTGGAACCTGCTGCGCGCCGCCAAGGAGTACGACGTCACGCTCGCCACCGTCCTGGACCGGGTGCCGCACCAGGTGGCCGAGGACGTCAGCCGCCACTACGCGGCGCTCCTGACCAAGTCCGGCCTCGGCGACGTGCCCCGCTTCACCGTGCCCGAACTGCCCGAGTCCGCCGCCGGAGCCGGGCTGCTGCCCCAGACCACCGTCGCCGCGCTGCGCGCCTGGCTGGCGCACTGCGCCGAGGACCCCGCCGCGCGGCAGCACGCCGCCCGCCGGACCGCCGTCGGCACCCTCGACTCGCTCCGCGACCGGCTGCCCGCACTGGCCGCCGCCTCGGCCGCCCAGCACGCCGCCGCCCAGCGGCTGACCCGCGCCGCCGAGGATGCCTACGACCGGGCGGCCGTCCGCACCGCCGCGGCAGTCGGCGCGGGCAGCCTCCTCGCCGGGGAGGCGCTGGTGTACTGGCGCGGCTACCCGGCGTGCGGCCCGGCCGCCCTCCAGCGCGCCCTGGCCGAGGAACTGGCAGCCCTGCTGCGCACCGAGACCGACGCCGCCGACGACCGCGTGGCCGAGGCGTGGCGGCAGGAGCCGGCCGGCGCCGCCCTGCTCCACGAGCCCGCCTCCCGACCCGACCGCGACCGGGTGGCCGTCGCCACCCGCATCGACAAGGGTGTACGGCGCTGGCGGCGCGGTCTGAGGGAGCTCGCCCACACCGAGGCCCGCGCGGCCCGCTCCGCCGACCGACCGGCCTGTGATCCGGAGGACGTCGCCGCCCTGCTGACCGCGGTGCTGCTCGGAGGCAGACAGGGCCGGCCCGCCGGCGAACGCCTTGCCGAAACACTCGGCGCCCAGGCCGCCGTCCGGCTGTGCGATGCCGCGCGCGCCCTGCTCGACGACGCCGTCGCCGGGCTGCTGTCCCGCGAACGCGACGCCCGGCTCGCCCCCGTCGACGGCTACGACGTCCCCCCGGGACAGCAGTCCGCCCTGATCGCCGCCCTGTCCGTACTGCAGAAGGAGAGGTGA
- a CDS encoding 4,5-dihydroxyphthalate decarboxylase gives MNPTLSVGVHAYEHTEALLDGRVEIDGVDASFETAPLVSDIFRRVVEGHHDVAELGLTYFLRTFDLDDSPFLALPILPNRNFRHSAVFVNTDSGIEKPQDLAGRTIGEFALYGHDPGVWMKGVLADEYGVTPDRCHWVIGGTNHPVPSFDWIPQPVPDGVDVRHAEDGRTLGAMLAAGEIDALISVDVPQALLDGSPKVARLFPDYEAVERDYYRRTGIFPPMHVVAIRREWARRRGLARAVYDAFVQAKELAARAYREGATKQHMGLITPWFSALFERNRRLLGDDWWPYGITANRTALDTFLRYHHEQGLSKRRLTCEDVFVPELLDT, from the coding sequence ATGAACCCGACCCTGAGCGTCGGCGTCCACGCCTACGAACACACCGAGGCCCTGCTCGACGGCCGCGTCGAGATCGACGGGGTGGACGCGTCCTTCGAGACCGCCCCCCTGGTGTCCGACATCTTCCGCCGCGTCGTGGAGGGGCATCACGACGTGGCCGAGCTCGGCCTCACCTACTTCCTGCGCACCTTCGACCTCGACGACTCCCCCTTCCTGGCGCTGCCGATCCTGCCCAACCGCAACTTCCGCCACTCGGCGGTCTTCGTGAACACGGACAGCGGGATCGAGAAACCGCAGGACCTGGCCGGCCGGACCATCGGCGAGTTCGCGCTCTACGGCCACGACCCGGGGGTGTGGATGAAGGGCGTCCTGGCCGACGAGTACGGCGTCACCCCGGACCGCTGCCACTGGGTGATCGGCGGCACCAACCACCCCGTCCCCTCCTTCGACTGGATCCCGCAGCCGGTCCCGGACGGCGTCGACGTGCGCCACGCGGAGGACGGCCGGACCCTTGGCGCCATGCTCGCGGCCGGCGAGATCGACGCGCTGATCTCCGTGGACGTGCCCCAGGCGCTGCTCGACGGCTCGCCGAAGGTCGCCCGCCTGTTCCCCGATTACGAGGCCGTGGAGCGGGACTACTACCGCCGCACCGGGATCTTCCCCCCGATGCACGTCGTCGCGATCCGCCGCGAGTGGGCGCGCCGGCGTGGCCTGGCCCGGGCGGTGTACGACGCCTTCGTCCAGGCCAAGGAGCTCGCCGCCCGCGCCTACCGCGAGGGTGCCACCAAGCAGCACATGGGCCTCATCACCCCCTGGTTCAGCGCATTGTTCGAGCGCAACCGCCGACTGCTGGGCGACGACTGGTGGCCGTACGGGATCACCGCGAACCGGACGGCCCTCGACACCTTCCTGCGCTACCACCACGAACAGGGCCTGTCCAAGCGGCGGCTCACGTGCGAGGACGTCTTCGTGCCGGAGCTCCTCGACACCTGA
- a CDS encoding GTPase, giving the protein MATSPSALDDPNASAEPAVADPLTVRIEALGELLGLSRTRIGPDELADGSELLARVGERRRLSLDHTVVAVAGATGSGKSTLFNALTGLELSATGVRRPTTSRPVSCAWQPERAAGLLDRLGVAPQDRYARYGLRDMSAPGPAEAAAVAEAGAGMEVPAGGPAEEPPHRQGRRPERVPCPPGRGGSSEGASHCSVGGVAEIGDDLGDAEEQSLDGLVLIDLPDHDSAAAGHREQVDRLLRLVDVVVWVLDPEKYADAALHERYLRPLAGHADVTVLVLNQVDRLPGDAADLVLDDLRRLLDEDGLAVGEHGEAGAVVLAASALTGQGVPDLRAVLAQIVSERAAAGRRLAADMDRMASGIQPLYVGEGGAGLTDPAREEFVDRLADAVGAAGAGLSAEKEWSSAAWDACGTPWSRLMGERVGVAGCSRFARKMTGSPGRRTDSPRRTEVRPLARGGTVQAGPPRRTASRPVIDEAVRGLSADAARGLPEPWARAVRDAARRGGEGLPAALDAAAVRARPRAPERPGWWSAAAVVQWLLMVLALAGVVCLTAVGSGSLDLPWWPPLVTVAVGGFGGPLVSGTCRIAARGPARRYGQAAERRLRDAAADCGRARVLEPVAAELMRYREVREQYAVVAGSAPGPARFLPAGGSSDTRRSAVPAPARSGADRSYHSPE; this is encoded by the coding sequence GTGGCCACCAGCCCCTCGGCCCTGGACGACCCGAACGCCTCCGCCGAGCCCGCGGTGGCCGACCCCCTGACCGTCCGGATCGAAGCCCTCGGCGAGCTGCTCGGCCTGTCCAGGACCCGGATCGGCCCGGACGAACTGGCCGACGGCAGCGAACTGCTCGCGCGGGTCGGCGAGCGGCGCCGGCTGTCCCTCGACCACACCGTGGTCGCCGTGGCCGGGGCGACCGGCAGCGGCAAGTCCACCCTCTTCAACGCGCTGACCGGACTGGAACTGTCCGCCACGGGAGTGCGCCGCCCCACCACCTCACGACCGGTGTCCTGCGCATGGCAACCGGAGCGGGCCGCGGGGCTGCTCGACCGGCTGGGCGTGGCCCCGCAGGACCGCTACGCCCGCTACGGGCTGCGGGACATGTCCGCCCCCGGGCCCGCGGAGGCAGCGGCAGTGGCAGAGGCCGGTGCGGGCATGGAGGTACCGGCCGGTGGCCCCGCCGAGGAGCCGCCGCACCGGCAGGGGCGGCGGCCGGAGCGGGTGCCGTGCCCGCCGGGCCGAGGCGGGTCTTCCGAGGGTGCTTCCCACTGTTCAGTTGGCGGCGTCGCCGAGATCGGGGACGACCTCGGCGACGCCGAGGAGCAGAGCCTCGACGGGCTGGTGCTGATCGACCTCCCGGACCACGACTCCGCCGCCGCCGGGCACCGCGAGCAGGTGGACCGCCTGCTGCGGTTGGTGGACGTCGTCGTCTGGGTGCTGGACCCGGAGAAGTACGCCGACGCGGCACTGCACGAGCGCTACCTGCGGCCCCTGGCGGGGCACGCCGATGTCACCGTGCTGGTGCTGAACCAGGTCGACCGTCTCCCGGGGGACGCGGCCGATCTCGTCCTCGACGACCTGCGGCGGCTGCTCGACGAGGACGGGCTGGCGGTCGGCGAGCACGGCGAGGCGGGCGCCGTGGTGCTCGCCGCCTCCGCGCTCACCGGGCAGGGCGTGCCGGACCTGCGCGCCGTGCTGGCCCAGATCGTCTCCGAACGCGCCGCTGCGGGACGGCGGTTGGCGGCGGACATGGACCGCATGGCGAGCGGGATCCAGCCGCTCTACGTCGGCGAGGGCGGCGCCGGGCTCACCGATCCGGCGCGCGAGGAGTTCGTCGACCGGCTCGCGGACGCGGTGGGAGCGGCCGGTGCCGGTCTGTCGGCGGAGAAGGAGTGGTCGAGTGCCGCGTGGGACGCCTGCGGCACTCCGTGGAGTCGACTGATGGGGGAACGGGTCGGCGTCGCGGGCTGTTCCCGTTTCGCCCGGAAAATGACGGGTTCACCCGGTCGGAGGACAGACAGCCCGCGGCGGACCGAGGTGCGGCCTCTCGCGCGCGGCGGAACGGTGCAGGCCGGACCGCCGCGGCGGACGGCCTCGCGGCCGGTGATCGACGAGGCGGTGCGCGGACTTTCCGCCGATGCGGCCCGCGGGCTGCCGGAGCCGTGGGCGAGGGCCGTGCGGGACGCGGCCCGGCGTGGAGGGGAAGGGCTGCCGGCGGCGCTCGACGCGGCTGCGGTCCGGGCCCGGCCGCGCGCGCCGGAGCGCCCGGGCTGGTGGTCGGCCGCCGCGGTCGTGCAGTGGTTGCTGATGGTGCTCGCGCTGGCCGGGGTGGTCTGCCTGACCGCGGTCGGCTCCGGCTCGTTGGACCTGCCGTGGTGGCCGCCGCTCGTCACGGTCGCGGTCGGCGGGTTCGGCGGCCCGCTGGTCTCGGGAACCTGCCGGATCGCCGCGCGGGGGCCGGCCAGGAGATACGGACAGGCCGCTGAGCGCCGGCTGCGGGACGCGGCGGCCGACTGCGGCCGCGCGCGGGTCCTCGAACCGGTCGCGGCCGAGCTGATGCGCTACCGCGAGGTCCGCGAGCAGTACGCGGTCGTGGCCGGCTCGGCGCCTGGGCCCGCCCGGTTCCTGCCGGCGGGCGGCTCGTCGGATACGCGCCGGAGCGCGGTGCCGGCGCCGGCCCGAAGCGGGGCGGACCGTTCGTATCACTCGCCCGAGTGA
- a CDS encoding sigma-70 family RNA polymerase sigma factor, with protein sequence MTPARNPRGDRPPVARDDAQVTAWALAAGRGDEEAIEHFVRATRADVRRFVAHLTADFSGADDLTQETYLRALSGLPRFAGRSCARTWLLSIARRVVVDRYRYDAARPRTSATDDWLEAAERAQPAHGPGFDEGVALLDLLSTVDRGRREAFVLTQLLELPYAEAAARTGCPVGTVRSRVARARADVHALLVAADEPEAAAAAA encoded by the coding sequence ATGACCCCTGCCCGGAACCCCCGGGGCGACCGGCCGCCGGTCGCACGTGACGACGCCCAGGTGACCGCCTGGGCCCTGGCCGCCGGCCGCGGCGACGAGGAGGCGATCGAACACTTCGTCCGGGCCACCCGCGCCGACGTCCGGCGCTTCGTCGCCCACCTGACCGCTGACTTCTCCGGGGCCGACGACCTCACCCAGGAGACGTACCTGCGGGCGCTGTCCGGCCTGCCGCGGTTCGCCGGGCGCTCCTGCGCCCGCACCTGGCTGCTGTCCATCGCCCGCCGTGTGGTGGTCGACCGCTACCGCTACGACGCGGCGCGGCCCCGGACGTCGGCAACGGACGACTGGCTGGAGGCGGCCGAGCGGGCGCAACCCGCCCACGGACCCGGCTTCGACGAGGGCGTCGCCCTGTTGGACCTGCTGAGCACGGTGGACCGCGGGCGCCGGGAGGCGTTCGTGCTCACCCAGCTCCTGGAGTTGCCGTACGCCGAAGCGGCCGCCCGCACCGGGTGCCCCGTGGGCACCGTCCGCTCCCGTGTGGCGCGGGCCCGGGCGGACGTCCACGCACTGCTGGTCGCCGCCGACGAACCCGAGGCGGCGGCCGCGGCGGCCTGA
- a CDS encoding heavy metal translocating P-type ATPase, with the protein MTCAACVSRVEKRLARLEGVRATVNLATNTARVSHPGSVTPEELVGVVEAAGYGASVLRGEPEPAADSGAGRDEVSRVALVAAGALPVLALSMVPPWQFAGWQWLCFVLAVPVATWGAWPFHARMLRGLRHATATMDTLVSLGVAASLGWSTYALLWGGAGGGDYRMPFTLMPMLHEGTHVYLEGAVSVPLAVLAGRLLEGRARRATGSALTALAGLTVAEATVRDEAGEHTVPLQQLRVGQEFVVRPGERVATDGTVVEGVSALDLSLITGESEPVEVGAGAEAVGGAVNAGGLLLVRATAVGADTRLARIARMVADAQADKARAQRLADAVAGVFVPAVLAVAVAVLGFWLGAGADAQAAVTACVAVLVVACPCALGLATPTALLAATGRGARMGVLVGGARALESLQNIDTVVLDKTGTLTTGRMTVAGVSARAGGIGVQEALRLAGAVEHGSEHPLGRALSAYARAGRDTPLPPVTGFHATPGSGVAGVVDGHRVAVGTPEPRLTGALAEAVASAERAARTCVQVTVDGTPEAVVEIGDVLRPDAYRAVDHLRRLGVHPVLASGDRPGPVRAVAEHLDISRVHAGCSPDGKAELVARLRAEGRRVAFIGDGVNDAAALARADLGIALGDGTAAAAAAADITLVRADLHAVADAVRLARRTRGTIRANLTWAFAYNAVTLPLAATGWLDPMPAAVAMSASSLLVVGNSLRLRSWNPAPPAARSGGRRPGAAGGHRA; encoded by the coding sequence ATGACCTGCGCCGCGTGCGTCAGCCGGGTGGAGAAGCGGCTCGCGCGGCTGGAGGGCGTGCGCGCCACCGTCAACCTGGCCACGAACACCGCCCGGGTCAGCCATCCCGGGAGCGTCACCCCCGAGGAGTTGGTGGGTGTCGTCGAGGCGGCCGGCTACGGAGCCTCGGTGCTGAGGGGCGAGCCGGAACCGGCGGCGGACTCCGGTGCGGGCCGCGACGAGGTGTCGCGCGTGGCGCTGGTCGCGGCGGGAGCGTTGCCGGTCCTGGCCCTGTCGATGGTGCCGCCCTGGCAGTTCGCCGGCTGGCAGTGGCTCTGCTTCGTGCTCGCGGTGCCGGTGGCGACCTGGGGCGCCTGGCCCTTCCACGCCCGCATGCTGCGGGGGCTGCGGCACGCCACCGCGACCATGGACACCCTGGTCTCGCTGGGCGTGGCCGCCTCGCTGGGCTGGTCGACGTACGCGCTGCTGTGGGGCGGCGCCGGCGGCGGCGACTACCGGATGCCGTTCACCTTGATGCCGATGCTCCACGAGGGCACGCACGTCTACCTCGAAGGCGCGGTCAGCGTGCCGCTGGCGGTGCTCGCCGGGCGGCTGCTGGAGGGCAGGGCCCGCCGCGCCACCGGGAGCGCGCTGACCGCCCTGGCAGGGCTCACCGTGGCGGAGGCAACCGTCCGCGACGAGGCCGGCGAGCACACCGTGCCCTTGCAGCAACTGCGGGTGGGGCAGGAGTTCGTGGTGCGGCCCGGTGAACGCGTCGCCACCGACGGCACCGTGGTCGAGGGCGTCTCCGCCCTGGACCTGTCCCTGATCACCGGTGAGAGCGAGCCGGTCGAGGTCGGGGCGGGCGCGGAGGCGGTGGGCGGCGCGGTCAACGCGGGCGGGCTGCTGCTGGTGCGCGCCACGGCGGTCGGTGCCGACACGCGCCTGGCCCGGATCGCGCGGATGGTCGCCGACGCGCAGGCCGACAAGGCCCGCGCGCAGCGCCTCGCCGACGCCGTCGCCGGGGTGTTCGTCCCGGCGGTGCTGGCCGTCGCGGTCGCGGTCCTGGGGTTCTGGCTGGGTGCCGGCGCCGACGCGCAGGCGGCGGTCACCGCCTGCGTCGCGGTCCTGGTGGTCGCGTGCCCGTGCGCGCTCGGCCTGGCCACCCCGACCGCGCTCCTGGCCGCGACCGGGCGCGGCGCGCGGATGGGTGTCCTCGTCGGCGGGGCCCGCGCGCTGGAGTCGCTCCAGAACATCGACACCGTGGTACTGGACAAGACCGGCACCCTCACCACCGGCCGGATGACCGTGGCCGGGGTGAGCGCGCGGGCGGGCGGCATCGGTGTGCAGGAGGCGCTGCGGCTGGCCGGTGCGGTGGAGCACGGCTCCGAGCACCCGCTGGGCCGGGCGCTTTCGGCGTACGCACGCGCCGGCCGGGACACGCCGCTGCCGCCCGTCACCGGCTTCCACGCGACGCCGGGCTCCGGCGTGGCCGGCGTGGTGGACGGACACCGCGTCGCCGTCGGCACCCCCGAACCCCGGCTGACCGGCGCCCTGGCCGAGGCGGTCGCCTCCGCCGAGCGCGCGGCGCGCACCTGCGTCCAGGTCACCGTCGACGGCACCCCCGAGGCCGTCGTCGAGATCGGTGACGTCCTGCGGCCCGACGCCTACCGGGCCGTGGACCACCTGCGGCGGCTCGGGGTGCACCCGGTCCTGGCCAGCGGCGACCGTCCCGGTCCGGTCCGCGCGGTCGCCGAGCACCTCGACATCTCCCGGGTCCACGCCGGGTGTTCGCCCGACGGCAAGGCCGAACTCGTGGCCAGGCTGCGCGCCGAGGGCCGCAGGGTCGCGTTCATCGGCGACGGCGTCAACGACGCGGCCGCGCTGGCGCGTGCCGACCTCGGGATCGCGCTGGGCGACGGCACCGCCGCCGCGGCGGCCGCCGCCGACATCACCCTGGTACGCGCCGACCTGCACGCCGTCGCCGACGCCGTACGCCTCGCGCGCCGCACCCGTGGCACCATTCGCGCCAACCTGACCTGGGCGTTCGCCTACAATGCCGTGACCCTCCCGCTCGCCGCGACCGGCTGGCTCGACCCGATGCCGGCGGCCGTGGCGATGTCGGCCAGTTCGCTGCTGGTCGTCGGCAACAGCCTCCGGTTGCGGTCGTGGAACCCGGCCCCGCCCGCCGCCCGCAGCGGTGGCCGCCGACCGGGTGCGGCGGGCGGCCACCGAGCCTGA
- a CDS encoding TetR/AcrR family transcriptional regulator: MPRLTAERREAKRAEIVAAARRCFSREGFHQTSMPDIAAEAGVSAGAPYRYFASKEEIILAIAGDAFRLIFEPVERLADGTDAPTLGELVAAALGTISGETVRDAAGHPVDVDELLRCAVQTWSEALRSDEVRGPAAEGFERVRASIAGALDRGRAAGTVPATLDPDRGARVVMGLLHGFLLQRVAFGLTDTAGLAADLHAGLIM, translated from the coding sequence ATGCCGCGCCTCACCGCCGAGCGCCGCGAGGCCAAGCGCGCCGAGATCGTCGCCGCGGCCCGCCGCTGCTTCTCCCGCGAGGGCTTCCACCAGACCTCGATGCCGGACATCGCCGCCGAGGCAGGGGTCTCGGCGGGGGCGCCCTACCGCTACTTCGCCAGCAAGGAGGAGATCATCCTCGCCATCGCGGGAGACGCGTTCCGGTTGATCTTCGAACCGGTCGAGCGACTGGCCGACGGCACCGACGCCCCCACCCTCGGCGAGTTGGTCGCCGCCGCGCTCGGCACGATCAGCGGCGAGACCGTACGGGACGCCGCGGGGCACCCGGTCGACGTCGACGAACTCCTGCGCTGCGCCGTGCAGACGTGGTCGGAGGCGCTGCGCAGCGACGAGGTGCGCGGCCCGGCCGCGGAGGGCTTCGAGCGGGTACGGGCCAGCATCGCCGGAGCGCTGGACCGCGGCCGGGCCGCGGGCACGGTCCCCGCCACCCTCGACCCCGACCGTGGCGCCCGGGTGGTGATGGGGCTGCTGCACGGCTTCCTGCTCCAGCGGGTGGCCTTCGGGCTCACCGACACGGCCGGCCTCGCGGCCGACCTGCACGCCGGGCTGATCATGTGA
- a CDS encoding copper chaperone PCu(A)C, protein MTYRPGAPARASRTLRRVVPLLRGAAVPLGAAALALFALAVYAASGAAGAPDAVMRVSGARILLPMSPDATAAFVNLRNSGGSADTLTGARTPWGAAMPARTVVVAHAGHMEVLNGVTIGPGQALTMAPETVDLMVPDPPHLSLGQHVRLTLEFTGSGTVTTDAVVVRPGD, encoded by the coding sequence GTGACGTACCGCCCCGGCGCGCCCGCGCGCGCCTCCCGCACCCTCCGCCGGGTCGTACCGCTCCTGCGTGGCGCGGCCGTTCCGCTCGGCGCCGCCGCGCTCGCGCTGTTCGCGCTGGCGGTGTACGCCGCGTCCGGTGCGGCGGGCGCTCCGGACGCCGTGATGCGCGTCAGTGGGGCGCGAATCCTGCTGCCGATGTCGCCGGACGCGACGGCCGCGTTCGTGAACCTGCGCAACAGCGGCGGGTCGGCCGACACGCTGACCGGGGCGCGTACCCCGTGGGGCGCGGCGATGCCCGCCCGTACGGTGGTCGTCGCGCACGCCGGCCACATGGAGGTGTTGAACGGTGTGACGATCGGTCCCGGCCAGGCGCTCACGATGGCCCCCGAGACCGTCGACCTCATGGTGCCGGACCCGCCGCACCTGAGCCTCGGCCAACATGTCCGGCTGACCCTGGAGTTCACCGGGAGCGGCACGGTCACCACGGACGCCGTCGTCGTCCGGCCCGGCGACTGA